Proteins from one Athene noctua chromosome 20, bAthNoc1.hap1.1, whole genome shotgun sequence genomic window:
- the PTGS1 gene encoding prostaglandin G/H synthase 1 has translation MGGGCRARAPPAAGLRLLLAHVVLLCAPGSAATDGSVNPCCYFPCQHQGVCVRVGLGGYECDCTRTGYFGANCTSPELWTRLHNLLKPSPAFYHFVLTHFKWFWDIINSTFIRGTLMRLVLTVRANLIPSPPTYNSDYGYISWEAYANVSYYTRVLPPVPDNCPTPMGTKGKQQLPDPQLLAERFLLRQKFEADPQGTNLMFAFFAQHFTHQFFKTSGKMGRGFTKALGHGVDLGHLYGDNLERQHQLRLFRDGKLKFQEVDGEVYPPMVTAAPVHMVYPSAIPKEKQLAMGQEVFGLLPGLCMYATLWLREHNRVCDVLKREHPTWSDEQLFQTARLVLIGETIKIVIEDYVQHLSGYYLSLKFDPELLFGTQFQYRNRIAVEFNQLYHWHGLMPDSFIIQGEEYSYEQFLYNTSMLMDYGVEALVESFSKQIAGRIGGGQTINANVLEVAIGVIKESRQLRLQPFNEYRKRFGMKPYKSFQELTGEEEKAAELEELYGDIDALEFYPGLLLEKPQPNGIFGESMVEIGAPFSLKGLLGNPICSPEYWKPSTFGGATGFEIVKTASLEKLVCLNVKKCPYVAFRVPDAVETGSPRGGGSSTEL, from the exons ATGGGCGGTGGGTGCCgggcccgggcccccccggccgcggggctgcggctgcTCCTCGCCCACGTCGTGCTGCTCTGCGCCCCCGGGAGCGCCGCCACCGACGGCTCCG TGAATCCCTGTTGCTATTTCCCCTGCCAGCACCAAGGGGTGTGTGTGAGGGTCGGCCTGGGAGGATACGAGTGTGACTGTACGCGCACGGGATACTTCGGGGCCAACTGCACCTCCC CCGAGCTCTGGACGCGCCTCCACAACCTGCTGAAGCCCAGTCCTGCCTTCTACCACTTTGTCCTGACCCACTTCAAGTGGTTTTGGGACATTATCAACAGCACCTTCATCAGGGGCACGCTCATGAGGCTTGTGCTCACAG ttCGTGCCAATCTCATCCCCAGCCCTCCCACCTACAACTCTGACTATGGCTACATCAGCTGGGAGGCCTACGCCAACGTCAGCTATTACACCCGCGTCCTCCCGCCCGTGCCGGACAACTGCCCGACGCCCATGGGGACCAAAG GGAAGCAGCAGCTCCCCGACCCCCAGCTCCTGGCGGAGAGGTTCCTGCTGCGGCAGAAGTTTGAAGCCGATCCCCAAGGCACCAACCTGATGTTTGCCTTCTTCGCCCAGCATTTCACCCACCAGTTCTTCAAGACGTCCGGGAAGATGGGACGCGGCTTCACCAAGGCGCTGGGGCACGGG GTCGACCTTGGGCACTTGTACGGGGACAACCTGGAACGGCAGCACCAGCTGCGACTCTTCAGAGACGGGAAGCTGAAATTCCAG GAGGTGGATGGAGAGGTGTATCCCCCCATGGTCACTGCTGCTCCGGTTCACATGGTCTACCCGTCTGCCATCCCCAAAGAGAAGCAGCTGGCGATGGGGCAGGAGGTGTTTGGGCTGCTGCCGGGGCTCTGCATGTATGCCACGCTCTGGCTGCGTGAGCACAACCGCGTCTGCGACGTCCTGAAACGGGAGCACCCCACCTGGAGCGACGAGCAGCTCTTCCAGACGGCTCGGCTCGTCCTCATCG GGGAGACCATTAAGATCGTCATTGAAGACTATGTCCAGCACCTCAGCGGGTACTACCTGAGCCTCAAGTTCGACCCCGAGCTGCTGTTTGGGACGCAGTTCCAGTACCGGAATCGCATCGCGGTGGAGTTCAACCAGCTCTATCACTGGCACGGGCTGATGCCCGACTCCTTCATCATCCAGGGGGAGGAGTACAGCTACGAGCAGTTCCTCTACAACACCTCCATGCTCATGGACTACGGCGTGGAGGCGCTGGTGGAATCCTTTTCCAAGCAGATTGCAGGAAGG ATCGGTGGGGGACAAACCATCAACGCTAATGTCTTGGAAGTGGCCATTGGGGTCATCAAGGAATCCCGGCAGCTGAGGCTACAGCCGTTTAACGAGTATCGGAAGAGGTTTGGCATGAAGCCCTACAAGTCCTTTCAGGAGCTAACAG gagaggaagagaaggcgGCAGAGCTGGAAGAGCTTTATGGAGACATTGATGCTCTGGAGTTTTATCCGGGTTTGTTGCTTGAGAAACCTCAACCCAATGGTATTTTTGGGGAAAGCATGGTGGAGATTGGAGCTCCGTTTTCGCTGAAAGGGCTTCTTGGAAACCCCATCTGCTCCCCAGAGTACTGGAAACCCAGTACGTTCGGTGGAGCAACCGGCTTTGAGATAGTTAAGACAGCGTCGCTCGAGAAGCTCGTGTGCCTCAATGTGAAGAAGTGCCCCTACGTGGCGTTTCGTGTGCCGGATGCCGTGGAAACCGGCAGCCCTCGAGGTGGTGGATCATCTACTGAGCTCTAG